Within Marinomonas mediterranea MMB-1, the genomic segment TAAAATCTGTGGATAACGACACTCTTAACATCAACTCAGTGGTTAATGTCATCAACGACATTGCAGAGCAAACTAATTTACTTGCACTCAATGCGGCTATAGAAGCGGCACGTGCTGGGGAACAGGGGCGTGGGTTTGCAGTCGTAGCGGATGAAGTAAGAACTCTGGCACAGCGAACACAGACGTCAACCACTGAAATACAAAGCACAATCGAAAAGCTTCAACAAGGTACACGTGTCGCAGTACAATCAGTAGAAACGAGCAGAGAAGAAACTGACCAAGTTGGCATCAAAGCAACTGAAGCCAGCCAAAGCTTTGTTGATATTACGCAATCAATCAGCAATAACACGGAAATGAACACGCACATTGCTTCAGCCAGCGAGCAACAACATTTAGTATCAGAGGAGATCAACTCCTCCCTAACAAGAATCAGCAACTCTGCACAAGATACAGCCAAAGGAGCCGAGCAACTTTCAGACGCCAGCGACCAACTCATGGTATTAGCGTCGGACTTAAATGGACAAGTAAGTAAATTCAAAATTTAAACTCGAAAGCAACTTGAGAACCTGAACACAGCAGGAGCCACATTCGTTGAATGGTTAGGCTCCTCATTTCTCCAAACACCTGATATTGATGGTTTTACAAACATTCGTATCGTGATCTACTGCAAGACTTAACTCACCCCCACAAAACCCAATCACACCAGCGATAAAACTCCTTCCGACCTAAAGATGACTTTGTGCTTTCTACCTCAACGACACCGAAATCCTATTGATTCAATAACGTAATACATCACATTTTATTTCTCTAGAAGTTACGTTATATTGGAACTCCATCGTACAGGGAGCACATTCATGGAACAAAACACATCGACTGCTGGAGCTATTATTGGATCTCTTATTCTCCTCTCTCCTGTCTGCCTAGCAATCTTTTTTTGGATTCGAGCACGTACCTTCAAAAAACGATTTAATAACCTAAGTGACAGGAACTCGAAATGCCAAAGTGAAGTTGAATCATTAAGACAAAAACTTTCTCCAATTTTTGACGCGGAAGTCGAGGCAGAACAACTCAGGAACGAGGCAACAAAACTTACGGAAACAGCACGCGTTGCTTTAGCTGAAGCAGATGAAAAAGCACGTAAGGCAATTCAAAAGAGCAAAGATGACGCTTATACAATCGTTAATAGCGCCCAAGAAGAGGCCGCATCACTCATACTAGATGCTAAAGAAGAAGCTCAACTTCTGCGACGAAATGGAAAAGAGACCCAAGAAAAAGCACTAGAAAAATCAGAACAATTAAAAAGCGAAGCATTAGTCGAATCAGATAGAATAATCGAATACGCCAACAAACGTGCTCAAGATATAGCTGGCGAAGCACTCGAAGCGAAAAGTAAAGCCGATCACTATCAAGACGCAATCATAGCGATGCAGAATGCTATTGATGGCTACAAAGACGATTACATAATCCCAAACCACACCTTACTAGATGAACTGGCAGAAGAATTCAGCCACAAAGAAGCCGGTGAACAACTAAAAACCCAACGCAAGCGCATTAAAGAGTTAATTAGTATCGGCAGAGCAGCCGACTGCGATTACGCCGAACCAAACCGACGCAAATATGCTATTCATTTTGTAATTGATGCATTTAATGGCAAGGTCGATTCTGCACTATCAAAGGTGAAGCATGATAACTTAGGAAAGATTAAACAAGAGATTATCGACGCCTTCGCCCTTGTAAATCATAACGGAAAACCCTTTAGGAACGCCCGTATATCACGAGAGTTTTTAGATGCTCGTCTAGATGAACTTAAGTGGGCAGTCGCCACTCATGAACTCAAACAGCAAGCGCTCGCGGAACAAAGAGCTATTAGAGAACAAATCCGCGAAGAAGACAAAGCACGCCGCGAGATGGAGAAAGCTATAAAAGAAGCTGAAAAGGAAGAACGATTACTTCAAAAAGCATTAGAAAAGGCACGAAAAGAGCTATCCGACGCATCGGATGACCAAAAGAAACAATATGAAGCACAACTTGCAGAGCTTGAGTCAAAGCTATCTGAAGCGGAGCTGAAAGGACAACGAGCGGTCTCTATGGCCCAACAAACCAAGCAAGGACACGTCTATATTATTAGTAATATTGGCAGCTTTGGGGAACATATCTATAAAGTAGGGATGACAAGGAGACTTGAACCACTTGATCGAGTAAAAGAACTGGGCGACGCTTCTGTACCGTTTGGCTTTGACGTACATGCAATGATATTTTCTAAAGATGCGCCATCACTTGAGAAGGCACTACACAAAGCCTTCTACACTCAATCAGTGAATAAAGTTAACCCGAGAAAAGAGTTTTTCAAATTGCCACTTTCAGATATAAAAAGCGCTATTGAAGCAGAAGACATCACAGATATTCATTGGACAATGAAAGCAGATGCCGAGGAGTATAGAGAGTCATTAGCTATCGAGAAAGAAATGGCGCTACTAAATAACGAAAAAGCCACAGCTTAAGAATAGGAGCCACATTCGTTGAATGGTTAGGCTCCTCATTTCTCCAAACACCTGATATTGATGGTTTTATACAAAGCCTAGGTAACGCATTAGTGGGCCAAATAAAGCAACACAGGCACACACAATCGATTCTCAGCTTCGCACAAAACTCTGGTCAACTATTATTTAATGACCGAAAGAGCCAAACCTCACCAAACATCTACACCATACTCAGACCGCTAAGCACTATTTTTGCGAGATCTGCCGCATATCCCCGTATCAACAATAAGCGCGCCACTAGAATTCTATGGAATAAATACGGCTTTCCTTGAAGGGTTCGATAAAATGTACTTTATTTCGAGGTGCGAGCGATAGATAATTTGCTACGAAGAGGCTCAGAGCGCGCTAGACCTGTTAAGCGCCCCTACGCAACAGAGCTATTGGAAAAGGAATAAAAGACAGGCATAAAAAAGGCACCAAATGGTGCCCGGGACCGGAATCGAACCGGTACGATATTTCTATCGCAAGATTTTAAGTCTTGTGCGTCTACCAATTTCGCCACCCGGGCAGTAAGTATCTCTGAATGGAGGCCGGAGTCGGAATCGAACCGGCGTACACGGAGTTGCAGTCCGCTGCATGACCACTCTGCCATCCGGCCTTATATTCAGATACTTTTTGAGATAAAGATGGAGCGGGAAACGAGGCTCGAACTCGCGACCCCAACCTTGGCAAGGTTGTGCTCTACCACTGAGCTATTCCCGCACGCTTCCATTATCTCGGAAGTTATGTATTTGATGTCACTTTAATGAGTGTTCGCTTTAGAGCTCTCTAAAACGAGAAAAGGCACCAAATGGTGCCCGGGACCGGAATCGAACCGGTACGATATTTCTATCGCAAGATTTTAAGTCTTGTGCGTCTACCAATTTCGCCACCCGGGCAGTACTTTCTGAATGGAGGCCGGAGTCGGAATCGAACCGGCGTACACGGAGTTGCAGTCCGCTGCATGACCACTCTGCCATCCGGCCTTTTATTCAGAAACTTTTTGAGATGGAGCGGGAAACGAGGCTCGAACTCGCGACCCCAACCTTGGCAAGGTTGTGCTCTACCACTGAGCTATTCCCGCGTCTCAAGAAGTGGTGCATATTTTATGGATTTTGGCCTCAAGGTCAAGGGAAAAATCTAAATAAATTGCCTACTTAGCCATTTTTTTCGTTTGCGTCCGCTTCATCTACTTTGTTGGGCATTAACGAAGGCCATGCCGCTTTTAAGTAGACATACATAGACCAAAGCGTTAGCAACGCGGCAACCACAAGCACCCACTCACCAACGTTTGCCCATTCCGTCCCCGGCTTATTCCCTAATAAGATAACGATGGACAACATTTGCATGGCTGTTTTTAGTTTACCAACGTAGGACACTGCCACACTTGCACGGTTGCCAATTTCCGCCATCCATTCACGTAACGCAGAAATCACAATTTCGCGCCCTATGATCACGGCGCCAGCCAATGTCATTAGCGGAGTTGAATAGCTAGCGATCAGTAACACCAGTGCAACTGAGACCATCACCTTGTCTGCAACAGGATCAAAAAACGCACCAAACGGGGTGGCTTGATCTAACTTTCTGGCAAGAAAGCCGTCGAGCCAATCGGTAAACGCAGCAATGGCAAAAATAATGGCGCAGGTGTGATACTTCCCTTCCCAAGGCAGGTAATAGAGCCCCACCATAATAGGAATCATGAAAATGCGAAGCGATGTCAGAATATTAGGTATGTTCATTGTTGTCCAAACGAATACAGCTTAATGAAAATTTTCGACTTTAAACAAAGCAAGGTTCTCTGCTCGTACCACTATGATACACTCCAAAGTGTTTCAGTTTTTAAGGGGGCACGCGCAGATGATACTCATAGCTTAACTTTTATGGAGGTATTGGTATATCTCTTCTGCTTTTTTTGCGCTAATTCCTTTAACTTTGGCTATTTCTTCCTGACTCGCGGCGAGCAACTCTTGATAACCACCAAAAGAAGTAAGAAGGTCTTTTCTTCGCGTTGGTCCAACGCCTGGTATTTCTTCCAACACGGAATGTCGGCGCTTCTTATCGCGGCGACGACGGTGACTCTTGACGGCAAAGCGGTGCGCTTCGTCCCGTATGTGCTGAATTAGGTGCAATGCCGATGAGTCGGGCGGCAAAACCACTTCGTCTTCCTTAGAACCAATGTACAAGGTCTCTAGTCCGGGTTTACGAGTATCACCCTTGGCAACACCCAGTAGAAAGATATCCACCAAACCTAGCTCTTTTAGTACGTCTTCTGCTTGCGTTAGCTGCCCCTTACCACCGTCAATCAGCAAGACGTCTGGCGCGTCTATTTCACCGTCTTTTACTCTTTTGTAGCGGCGCTGAAGCGCTTGTTTCATGGCACCGTAATCATCGCCTGCTTCAACGCCTTCAA encodes:
- a CDS encoding DUF4041 domain-containing protein, translated to MEQNTSTAGAIIGSLILLSPVCLAIFFWIRARTFKKRFNNLSDRNSKCQSEVESLRQKLSPIFDAEVEAEQLRNEATKLTETARVALAEADEKARKAIQKSKDDAYTIVNSAQEEAASLILDAKEEAQLLRRNGKETQEKALEKSEQLKSEALVESDRIIEYANKRAQDIAGEALEAKSKADHYQDAIIAMQNAIDGYKDDYIIPNHTLLDELAEEFSHKEAGEQLKTQRKRIKELISIGRAADCDYAEPNRRKYAIHFVIDAFNGKVDSALSKVKHDNLGKIKQEIIDAFALVNHNGKPFRNARISREFLDARLDELKWAVATHELKQQALAEQRAIREQIREEDKARREMEKAIKEAEKEERLLQKALEKARKELSDASDDQKKQYEAQLAELESKLSEAELKGQRAVSMAQQTKQGHVYIISNIGSFGEHIYKVGMTRRLEPLDRVKELGDASVPFGFDVHAMIFSKDAPSLEKALHKAFYTQSVNKVNPRKEFFKLPLSDIKSAIEAEDITDIHWTMKADAEEYRESLAIEKEMALLNNEKATA
- the pgsA gene encoding CDP-diacylglycerol--glycerol-3-phosphate 3-phosphatidyltransferase; this translates as MNIPNILTSLRIFMIPIMVGLYYLPWEGKYHTCAIIFAIAAFTDWLDGFLARKLDQATPFGAFFDPVADKVMVSVALVLLIASYSTPLMTLAGAVIIGREIVISALREWMAEIGNRASVAVSYVGKLKTAMQMLSIVILLGNKPGTEWANVGEWVLVVAALLTLWSMYVYLKAAWPSLMPNKVDEADANEKNG